One part of the Thermus thermamylovorans genome encodes these proteins:
- the mgsA gene encoding methylglyoxal synthase — MKALALIAHDAKKEEMVAFCQRHRALLSRFPLLATGTTGARVAEATGLPVERVLSGPLGGDQQIGARVAEGRVLAVLFFQDPLTPKPHEPDIQALMRVCNVHGVPLATNPQGAEALIPWLAAQAG; from the coding sequence ATGAAGGCCCTAGCCCTCATCGCCCACGATGCCAAGAAGGAAGAGATGGTGGCCTTTTGCCAGCGGCACCGGGCGCTCCTCTCCCGCTTTCCCCTCCTGGCCACGGGCACCACGGGGGCTCGCGTGGCCGAGGCCACCGGGCTTCCCGTGGAACGGGTCCTCTCGGGGCCCTTGGGGGGGGACCAGCAGATCGGGGCGAGGGTGGCGGAGGGGCGGGTGCTGGCGGTCCTCTTCTTCCAAGACCCCCTCACCCCCAAGCCCCACGAGCCCGACATCCAGGCCCTCATGCGGGTGTGCAACGTGCACGGGGTACCCTTGGCCACCAACCCCCAAGGGGCGGAGGCCCTCATCCCCTGGCTTGCTGCCCAGGCGGGTTAA